TCCATGCACCCCACGCTGCGCCGGGCCCACGCGCGCCCGCTGAAGCGCCGGATCGAGGCGCAGCTCCCCGTGTGGGTGAGCGAGCACGCACGCACGCTCCTGCGCGCGACGGCCGAAACGGTGGTGGACGGGGGAGGGCGGGAGGTGCTGGCCTCCATCTTCGCCGTGCAGCAGCGCACCGTGGCAGACTGGACGGCCGAGCTGGGGCTGCCCACGCCACGCAGGCTGCTGGGGTGGATGCGGGTGCTGCTGGCGCTGACGCTGCTGGAAGAGGCCAACCGCACGGTGCGCAACGTGGCGGAAAGCTGCGGCTACAGCGACGACACGGCCCTCAAGCGCGCCGTCGAGAACTTCACCGGCGCGCCCTCGGCCACCCGCGCGCAAACCTTCACGACGGCCTTCGAAGTCTTCCGCGACGAGCTCTGGCACCTGCGCGAAAGCCGCCGCGAGGCGCGCAGGGCAGAGTCGGTGTAACCACGACAGCGGGCCTCACGCAGAGCCGCAGAGCCGCAGAGCCGCGGCGAAAGAATGGCAGGGCCGGCGGAAGATAACCCATGAAAGCGCTCCGGGGGTACGCCTGCCCCGGGGCGCTTCTGCGTTCACGTACGAAAGCAATGCCTTTATCTTTCGCGGGATATAGAAAAGTTATATCTTTCTCCTTGATATGCTTTCCAAGGAAGATCGATGCTGAAAACTAACTTGATGACCAGCCTGGCCGGCCAGCAGACAGAGCGGCGGTTCTCAGCGCTGCGGGAGCAGGCCGGGCTTCTCGCCACTCCCAAGGGCGGGTGGATACGCCTGCTGCGCACGTCATTGGGGATGCGGCAGCAGGACCTCGGCGCCCGGCTCGGGATCACGGCACAGGCCGCTGGGCAGCTGGAACAGCGGGAGATCGACGAGGCGGTAACGCTCAAGGCGCTCCGTCAGACCGCCGACGCTCTCGGTGCCGACCTGCACTACGTCCTCGTACCCCGGCAGCCGCTAGCCGCCACGGTCGAGGAGCGGATCAGCCGTGCAGCGCGTCATCTTGCCCGCCAGGTAGACCACACGATGAGGCTGGAGAACCAGGCGACCGGAGACGCGGCGAGCCAGATGCGGATACGGCACATCGAGGAGCAGCTGCGCCTGACACCCTCGCTGGTGTGGACGCTCCCCGATGACCTTTGAGGGTGAACGCGGCTCCGGAGGCACGACGCCGCTCGATCCCGACGAGGCCGAGGGCCTCCTGCAGCCGCACATCACCACCCAGGAGGAGCTCAACGAAGCGGAGGCCGCCAACGTCGCGGACGCACTCCTGTGGGCGCATACCACCCGGGCAGGGCGGCGCGATCCACTCTCGGAAGCATACGTCTTCGAGCTGCACCGCCGGATGTTCGGCCAGGTCTGGTCGTGGGCGGGAACCCCTCGGCTGACGCAGAAGAACGTGGGTGTCGCGGCGTGGGAGATACGTCCCGGCGTCCGCGATACCATCGCCGACGCCCGGGTGTGGAGAGACGCGCTCCGAACGAACAGGCCTGTCTTCCCGCTCGACGAGATCGCGGTTCGCGTGCACCACCGCCTCGTATGGGTGCATCCGTTTCCCAACGGCAACGGGCGCCACGCCAGGATGATGGCCAACCTCGTGCTGCGGCACGCCGGCGCGCCACCGCTCACATGGGGGGACACGAGCGGCTCGCTGGTGTCCACCGGCACGTTGCGCGATCGATACTTGGCCGCGCTACGCGCAGCAGACCGCGGCGACTACGGTCCGCTGATCACGTTCGCGAAAAGCTGACGCGGAGCCGTTCGGCGCGAATACGCCGGAATCAGCACCTGCGGCTCAGCCCGGCAGATCGTACGAGAGCGGATGCTGGTACGCCGCGCATACCTGCGCGAACTGCAGCACCGTCACGCCCAGCAGCGTGGCTGCGCGGCGTAGCGAGAGTCGTCCGTCGTTCACCGCGTCCGCCACCCGCTGCACGAAGGGCCTGCTGAACAGGGGCGGCACCTGATCCGTCGACACGCGGCTCGATCGCGACACGGGCGGGAGTGCCGCGGCCGCAGCCTTGGACAGCAGCCCAAGGTTCACGAGGCGCCACTGCAGGGCCTGCGTGCTGACCCGCAGATCCGCCGCCGTACGGGCGAGCCATGCGGTCACGTCCTCGTCGCCACGCGTGCTCCAGCCACGCGCCACGATATCTGCGGGCATCAGGAGCGCGGCGGCGAAGTTCTCGGCCATCAGCTCCACCCGGTTGCCCTTGGTCCGCTTTACCTCCTGGGGTTCGATGCGCTTGGGAGGCATGGCATCCCAGGTGAGCAGGTGAAACAGCTCGTGCGCGAGATCGAAGGACCGCCGGCCGGCCGGTTCCCTGCGGTTGACGACGATGGTGTGCTGCCCCGGCAGGTGCGACGCGGCACCTGAAATTCCCACGGGGGCGTCCACGTAGAGCACCAGCACACCGAGTTCGCGATGCACCGCGTCTTCCAGCCGGTCCGCGGGCACGTCTCCCAGCGACCAGCGCTCCCGCAGCAGCTCGGCACTCGCCGCCGCGTCCTCGAACGATGAACGTTCGGTCAGCTCGAGCTTGTGGCCGAGGCGGCGAGGCTCGCACCCCACCTGCATGCCCAATTCGCGGTACGTGGCGATCCACCTCCCCGCCTGCTCCTGGAACGCCGAGAGCGTTTCCGGATCCACGTCCTTCGCGCGGAAGTTGAACGAGCCCTCGCCAACCAGGCGGTACGGATCGAGGAACGTATCCACGTCGACACCAAGCACGTGCGCCGCGCGAACCAGCTCGTCGGGCGCGATGCGCCGTTCCCCAGCTTCGATCGCCGCAAGCGTCTGCCGGTCGTTGAACCCGAGCCGCGCGGCGAGCGACTCCTGGCTCAGGCTCCGCTCCTCACGCAGCGCCCTCATGCGTCCGCCGATTCGAGCCTGCTGTGTTTGCGTCATCATACCCGACAATATGTGCTTGCAAATCGAAAAATGCAAGACTCCCATGTGAGGCGGAGATGCCTTGATACGCAACGCAAACGCCCCGGAACCAGGTAGGCTCCGGGGCGGTTGGATCGTCGATGCGCCGCAGGTCTTCGGCTACGACGCTGTTCGTCAGTCCTGCTGCTGTTGGCCGAGTGCGGCCTGCAGGAGGCGCTGGAGGTCGGCGCTGCGGGCCAGCAGGCTCTCGGTGAGCGGCTCGATGCGCACCATCTCGCGGCGAAGCAGCTCCTCGTACGAACGCACCTGGCGCGCGACCGCGGGCTGGCGCATGACACCCGCCTCCACGTTCATGAAGCGCGCGCGAATCTGCGC
This Longimicrobium sp. DNA region includes the following protein-coding sequences:
- a CDS encoding helix-turn-helix domain-containing protein yields the protein MKSPVVPPPGLVDHATRTALLLSDHFDHISSEGRYRVRRCATWAELAEQAQQAPPSAVLLVRTEPGDGALQALEQLMRATPSVPAVVALSFRAASAEHLRAALATGISEVVNLDLERTFASMHPTLRRAHARPLKRRIEAQLPVWVSEHARTLLRATAETVVDGGGREVLASIFAVQQRTVADWTAELGLPTPRRLLGWMRVLLALTLLEEANRTVRNVAESCGYSDDTALKRAVENFTGAPSATRAQTFTTAFEVFRDELWHLRESRREARRAESV
- a CDS encoding mobile mystery protein A, with the protein product MLKTNLMTSLAGQQTERRFSALREQAGLLATPKGGWIRLLRTSLGMRQQDLGARLGITAQAAGQLEQREIDEAVTLKALRQTADALGADLHYVLVPRQPLAATVEERISRAARHLARQVDHTMRLENQATGDAASQMRIRHIEEQLRLTPSLVWTLPDDL
- a CDS encoding mobile mystery protein B; translation: MTFEGERGSGGTTPLDPDEAEGLLQPHITTQEELNEAEAANVADALLWAHTTRAGRRDPLSEAYVFELHRRMFGQVWSWAGTPRLTQKNVGVAAWEIRPGVRDTIADARVWRDALRTNRPVFPLDEIAVRVHHRLVWVHPFPNGNGRHARMMANLVLRHAGAPPLTWGDTSGSLVSTGTLRDRYLAALRAADRGDYGPLITFAKS
- a CDS encoding XRE family transcriptional regulator, with the translated sequence MRALREERSLSQESLAARLGFNDRQTLAAIEAGERRIAPDELVRAAHVLGVDVDTFLDPYRLVGEGSFNFRAKDVDPETLSAFQEQAGRWIATYRELGMQVGCEPRRLGHKLELTERSSFEDAAASAELLRERWSLGDVPADRLEDAVHRELGVLVLYVDAPVGISGAASHLPGQHTIVVNRREPAGRRSFDLAHELFHLLTWDAMPPKRIEPQEVKRTKGNRVELMAENFAAALLMPADIVARGWSTRGDEDVTAWLARTAADLRVSTQALQWRLVNLGLLSKAAAAALPPVSRSSRVSTDQVPPLFSRPFVQRVADAVNDGRLSLRRAATLLGVTVLQFAQVCAAYQHPLSYDLPG